In a single window of the Bacillus clarus genome:
- a CDS encoding cation:proton antiporter, whose amino-acid sequence MDTLIFEVGTALVLVAFAAILAAKLKFSIIPFLIILGMLMGPHAPDLGIIDLRFIESGEVIAFLGRIGVIFLLFYLGLEFSMKKLIKSGKSIAIGGTIHISLNFTLGLLYGYLMGFPLLETLIIAGIITISSSAIVAKVIVDLRRTGNKETELILGIIMFDDIFLAVYLSVVSGLVLGGATSFVGALTSVLIALGYMLLFFIIARKATPFLNKVLDISSNEIFIIVIFAILLFVAGFSETIHVAEAIGALLLGLVFSETEHSDRIEHLVVPFRDFFGAIFFFSFGLSIDPFSLGGAVWLTLGAVLITIIGNFTAGMIAGRKAGLSHKASTNIGLTLVSRGEFSIIVANIGIAGGLMATIKPFSALYVLILASLGPLLTKESARIYSLLDKVFKWSSKESAKRKKEVG is encoded by the coding sequence ATGGATACTTTAATTTTTGAAGTTGGAACGGCGTTAGTATTAGTGGCATTTGCGGCCATCCTTGCTGCAAAGTTAAAGTTTTCGATTATTCCGTTTCTCATTATCCTCGGTATGTTAATGGGACCACATGCCCCAGATTTAGGAATTATAGACTTAAGGTTTATTGAAAGTGGAGAAGTAATTGCTTTCCTAGGCCGTATTGGGGTCATATTCCTCCTGTTTTATTTAGGGTTAGAATTCTCAATGAAAAAGTTAATTAAATCAGGAAAATCAATCGCCATTGGAGGCACTATTCATATTTCACTTAATTTCACATTAGGTTTACTTTATGGATATTTAATGGGTTTTCCTCTATTAGAAACATTAATTATTGCTGGGATTATTACAATCTCATCCAGTGCAATTGTAGCGAAAGTAATTGTAGATTTAAGAAGAACAGGTAATAAGGAAACAGAGCTGATTTTAGGGATTATTATGTTCGATGATATCTTTTTAGCAGTATATTTATCTGTCGTTTCAGGTTTAGTGCTCGGAGGTGCAACTTCATTTGTCGGAGCTCTGACATCTGTTTTAATTGCATTAGGATACATGTTGCTATTCTTTATAATCGCTAGAAAAGCTACGCCGTTCTTGAATAAAGTGTTGGATATTTCGTCTAATGAAATCTTTATTATCGTAATATTCGCTATTTTGCTCTTCGTCGCTGGATTCTCAGAAACAATCCATGTTGCTGAGGCGATTGGAGCTTTATTATTAGGGCTTGTCTTTTCTGAAACAGAGCATAGTGACCGCATTGAGCATCTTGTCGTTCCGTTTCGTGATTTCTTTGGAGCTATATTCTTCTTCAGCTTCGGTTTAAGTATAGATCCCTTTTCGTTAGGTGGAGCTGTTTGGCTAACTTTAGGAGCAGTTTTGATAACTATAATCGGTAACTTTACAGCTGGAATGATTGCTGGACGTAAAGCCGGGTTATCACATAAGGCTTCTACGAATATCGGATTAACCCTCGTATCCCGTGGAGAATTCTCCATTATTGTCGCTAATATTGGAATAGCTGGTGGCTTAATGGCAACAATTAAACCATTCTCAGCTTTATATGTTTTAATATTGGCATCGTTAGGTCCTTTGTTAACGAAGGAATCTGCGAGAATATATTCTCTATTGGACAAAGTATTTAAATGGAGCTCTAAAGAAAGTGCAAAACGTAAAAAAGAAGTTGGATGA
- a CDS encoding cation:proton antiporter regulatory subunit, with protein sequence MNIRESELPGIGCKFEVITKGNEKMVIVIHDDGRREMYHFDTDHEESISSISLRDSEARQIAAILGGMVYRPQALDTIEMAFEGLSIEWFKVKDHAPAVQQTIGSLAIRKTYNVTVIAILKKNMKKFFNPGPDSIIDAGDMLILSGERHEVKRIIKELLSAGGDS encoded by the coding sequence ATGAATATTAGAGAAAGCGAACTTCCGGGGATCGGATGTAAATTTGAAGTCATAACAAAAGGTAATGAAAAAATGGTTATCGTTATTCACGATGATGGGCGAAGAGAAATGTATCATTTTGATACTGATCATGAAGAAAGTATTTCAAGCATTTCTCTTCGTGACTCTGAAGCGAGACAAATCGCCGCTATATTAGGCGGAATGGTATATAGGCCACAAGCTTTAGATACAATTGAAATGGCTTTTGAAGGATTATCGATAGAGTGGTTTAAAGTGAAGGATCATGCGCCAGCGGTTCAGCAAACAATCGGTAGTTTAGCTATTAGGAAAACGTATAACGTAACTGTCATTGCTATTTTGAAGAAAAACATGAAGAAATTTTTCAATCCAGGTCCAGATTCCATTATTGATGCTGGTGATATGTTGATATTATCAGGAGAAAGACATGAAGTGAAAAGAATCATTAAGGAGTTACTTTCAGCAGGAGGTGATTCGTAG
- a CDS encoding tyrosine-type recombinase/integrase, with translation MEVVEALKNIEQIQAMKKYLKEHSQRDYLLFVIGINTGLKITELLNIKFEDVLNEDETVKDFYSLPVKDEKFKQDIYLNPKVKEALLDYVRSSVIQRENYVFQSNKTKNPITRQQAYRVIHRAAEAIGIPGKIGTNSMRKTFGFHAYKRGIAIALLQKHFHHATPSETLKYLGISKDEKFKTEIDVDL, from the coding sequence ATGGAAGTTGTAGAGGCATTAAAAAATATAGAGCAAATTCAGGCTATGAAAAAATATTTAAAAGAGCACTCACAGCGAGATTATCTTTTATTCGTTATTGGAATTAATACGGGATTAAAGATTACAGAACTATTAAATATTAAATTTGAAGACGTATTAAATGAAGATGAAACTGTTAAAGATTTTTACTCTCTTCCTGTGAAAGATGAAAAATTTAAACAAGATATTTATTTAAATCCAAAAGTAAAAGAAGCGCTTTTAGATTACGTACGATCTTCTGTTATCCAGAGAGAGAATTACGTATTTCAATCTAATAAAACAAAAAATCCGATTACGCGTCAACAAGCTTATCGTGTCATTCATCGCGCTGCTGAAGCGATTGGAATTCCTGGTAAGATTGGAACGAACTCAATGCGAAAAACATTTGGATTTCATGCGTATAAAAGAGGAATAGCGATTGCGCTTCTTCAAAAACATTTTCATCACGCGACTCCGTCCGAAACATTAAAGTATTTAGGAATCTCGAAAGATGAAAAGTTTAAAACAGAAATTGATGTAGATTTGTAA
- a CDS encoding FtsX-like permease family protein: MLFKLSMSGLKSKLKDYIVLLVGLIMSISIFYMFQTLALNKAFLESNSAIKSIGFVFQAGSFLLAIITFFYILYANSFLLSLRQKEFGMYMMLGAKKHKVTLLMFIETIVLGAASLVLGIAVGVGLAGGIGQLLMKQLEFAGDGYKAFYIPSMTITCIFFFALFVLSAIMNSIKLSRISVLQLVHADAQTERVAVKGKMTGVVAILAVILLGIGYASMIYMEKLREMGILIALITTTAGTYMLFGSLLPVIIKKLKSNKKRSEKGLNAFTFAQLNFRINSLTKVLATVAMLVALGAGAISGGMAFKNNVIKMVDGLVIYDSVVHNPTAEEKKILDGITFKEKSEYRYKVDDKYVYYVKEDLEKNRPLVKDMANMKSMKDLVNTKKVSEELPVGAVSREMNEKDANAKELPVSWDEAFRTIQPFYVYEDHAIKIVDQKMYDTINGKEGIVFTGKTDDFIAYTKEWKKLDELQLDKYKNVKAERLNSKYQAYDMFYGVASGTVFMGFFLGIAFLAMMASCLMFKILSGASKDITRYQMLRKIGVRRELLTKSIYKELFLVFLFPAIVGIAHVLVGMNIFGFILIDPYFRIWVPIVIFVVIYAIYYFITVQLYKGIVLPKED; this comes from the coding sequence ATGTTATTTAAGCTTTCCATGTCAGGACTGAAAAGTAAGTTGAAAGACTATATCGTCTTACTTGTCGGTCTGATCATGTCCATTTCGATTTTTTACATGTTTCAAACGTTAGCACTGAATAAAGCATTCCTTGAATCTAATTCAGCTATTAAGTCTATTGGATTTGTATTCCAAGCAGGTTCATTTTTATTAGCAATTATAACGTTCTTCTACATTTTATATGCGAACTCTTTCTTATTATCTCTTCGCCAAAAAGAGTTCGGTATGTACATGATGCTAGGAGCAAAGAAACATAAAGTTACATTACTTATGTTTATCGAAACGATCGTATTAGGGGCTGCATCTCTTGTACTCGGAATTGCAGTTGGTGTAGGACTTGCCGGGGGTATTGGGCAATTATTAATGAAGCAGCTTGAATTTGCTGGTGATGGCTATAAAGCATTTTATATTCCATCGATGACTATTACATGTATTTTCTTCTTTGCACTATTTGTATTATCAGCAATTATGAATAGTATTAAGTTATCACGTATTTCTGTACTGCAACTTGTACATGCAGATGCACAAACAGAACGTGTTGCAGTAAAAGGAAAGATGACAGGTGTAGTGGCAATCCTTGCGGTTATTTTATTAGGAATTGGCTATGCATCAATGATTTACATGGAAAAACTAAGAGAGATGGGAATCCTTATTGCATTAATTACAACAACAGCTGGTACTTACATGCTATTTGGATCACTTCTCCCGGTTATTATTAAAAAGTTAAAGAGTAATAAAAAACGCAGTGAAAAAGGACTTAACGCTTTTACTTTCGCGCAGTTAAACTTCCGTATTAATAGCTTAACAAAGGTGCTTGCGACAGTAGCGATGTTAGTTGCTCTTGGAGCCGGTGCAATTTCAGGTGGTATGGCGTTTAAAAATAACGTTATAAAAATGGTAGATGGTTTAGTAATATACGATTCAGTAGTTCATAACCCAACAGCTGAAGAAAAGAAAATTTTAGACGGTATTACATTTAAAGAGAAAAGCGAATATCGTTATAAAGTAGATGATAAATACGTTTATTATGTAAAAGAAGATTTAGAGAAAAATCGCCCTTTAGTAAAAGATATGGCAAATATGAAGTCGATGAAGGATTTAGTGAATACGAAGAAAGTTTCAGAGGAACTACCAGTAGGTGCAGTTTCTAGAGAAATGAATGAAAAAGATGCGAATGCGAAAGAGTTACCAGTATCATGGGACGAGGCTTTCAGAACAATCCAGCCATTTTACGTATATGAGGATCACGCAATTAAAATTGTAGATCAAAAAATGTACGATACTATAAATGGTAAAGAAGGAATCGTATTTACTGGAAAAACAGATGATTTTATAGCGTACACAAAAGAATGGAAAAAACTTGACGAGTTGCAACTAGATAAATATAAAAATGTAAAAGCTGAAAGATTAAACAGTAAATATCAAGCTTACGACATGTTCTACGGCGTTGCGAGTGGAACAGTATTTATGGGCTTCTTCCTTGGAATTGCATTCTTAGCAATGATGGCAAGTTGTTTAATGTTTAAAATTCTTTCTGGTGCATCAAAAGATATTACGCGTTATCAAATGCTTCGTAAAATCGGTGTGCGCCGTGAATTATTAACGAAATCAATTTATAAAGAGTTGTTCTTAGTATTCTTATTCCCAGCGATTGTAGGTATCGCTCACGTATTAGTTGGTATGAATATTTTCGGATTTATTTTAATTGATCCGTACTTCCGTATTTGGGTACCAATCGTAATTTTCGTAGTCATTTACGCGATTTATTACTTCATTACAGTTCAATTGTATAAAGGAATTGTTCTTCCGAAAGAAGATTAA
- a CDS encoding ABC transporter ATP-binding protein, with amino-acid sequence MTKPVVDVKNVQKVYGKKGENESHALKGVSFSIQEGEFVGIMGPSGSGKTTLLNVISTLDKATGGVVEIAGTDITKMKQGELSDFRSQKLGFIFQDFNLLENLSIYENIALPLSLQGVPSRKIGPKVEKVADMLGISAILQKYPSEVSGGQKQRSAAARALVHEPAIILGDEPTGALDSKNATSLLDAMTNLNEEQGVSIMMVTHDPYSASYCQRILFIQDGELYKEIHRGGTREAFYKEILDVLADLGTQKA; translated from the coding sequence ATGACGAAACCAGTTGTAGATGTGAAAAACGTCCAAAAAGTGTACGGTAAAAAAGGTGAAAACGAGTCACACGCTCTAAAAGGCGTATCGTTCTCAATTCAAGAGGGTGAATTTGTTGGGATTATGGGACCGTCTGGTTCAGGAAAAACAACATTGTTAAATGTAATTTCAACATTAGATAAAGCGACGGGCGGTGTTGTTGAAATTGCCGGTACGGATATTACGAAGATGAAGCAGGGTGAACTTTCTGATTTCCGTTCACAAAAATTAGGTTTCATTTTCCAAGACTTTAACTTATTAGAGAACCTATCTATTTACGAAAACATTGCACTTCCACTTTCACTTCAAGGTGTTCCATCACGTAAGATTGGACCGAAAGTAGAGAAAGTAGCGGATATGTTAGGGATTTCAGCAATCCTTCAAAAATATCCATCTGAAGTATCTGGTGGACAGAAGCAACGTTCAGCAGCAGCTCGTGCACTTGTTCATGAACCAGCAATTATTTTAGGAGACGAGCCAACAGGAGCGCTGGATTCTAAAAACGCAACGAGTTTACTCGATGCAATGACAAACTTAAATGAAGAACAAGGCGTATCTATTATGATGGTTACGCACGATCCATATAGTGCAAGTTACTGTCAGCGTATTTTATTCATTCAAGACGGCGAATTGTATAAAGAAATTCACCGAGGTGGTACGCGCGAGGCGTTCTATAAAGAAATTTTAGATGTGCTTGCAGATTTAGGCACACAAAAAGCGTAA
- a CDS encoding phosphotransferase — translation MSNYENEEMLTGGNVSNVYRSEGTVRRELKPGSTKIHKLLNHLENKGFRYAPKFLGIDEKDREILSFIEGEAGNYPLKEYMWSHDVLKEIAKMLRLYHDAVSDFPLSDDWKPMDNTPNKIEVVCHNDFAIYNIIFNHEKPVGIIDFDVAGPGPRLWDIAYTLYTCVPLSRVYHTETGEAVYYNSLQHADRIKQRVKLFFESYGEGMEEDYLEMVLLRLEGLCKYMKRKAKEGDMNFQKMIDEGHLEHYQNDITFIREHGKEWM, via the coding sequence ATGTCAAACTACGAAAACGAAGAAATGCTAACGGGAGGGAACGTCTCAAACGTATATCGTTCGGAAGGTACTGTTCGACGAGAATTAAAGCCAGGCAGTACCAAAATTCATAAGCTATTAAATCATTTGGAAAACAAAGGTTTTCGTTATGCACCAAAGTTTTTAGGTATTGATGAAAAAGATAGGGAGATATTATCATTTATTGAAGGAGAAGCTGGTAATTATCCTTTAAAAGAATACATGTGGTCTCATGATGTTTTAAAAGAAATAGCGAAGATGCTCCGTCTTTACCATGATGCTGTGAGTGACTTTCCGTTATCAGATGATTGGAAACCAATGGATAATACTCCAAATAAAATAGAGGTTGTATGCCACAATGATTTTGCTATATACAACATTATTTTTAATCACGAAAAACCAGTAGGTATTATTGATTTTGATGTTGCTGGTCCTGGTCCAAGACTTTGGGACATAGCCTATACTCTTTACACTTGTGTCCCCTTAAGTAGAGTTTATCATACTGAAACAGGTGAGGCAGTTTATTATAATTCATTACAGCATGCCGACCGTATAAAACAAAGAGTTAAATTGTTTTTTGAATCCTACGGTGAGGGTATGGAAGAAGATTATTTGGAGATGGTATTGCTACGATTAGAAGGGTTATGTAAATACATGAAAAGAAAAGCCAAAGAAGGTGATATGAATTTTCAAAAAATGATAGATGAAGGACACCTTGAACATTATCAAAACGATATTACATTCATTCGTGAACACGGGAAAGAGTGGATGTAA
- a CDS encoding YtzC family protein, producing MAERQSLEAYITQAEQAIEYAKEQLDLGMRQEHYNTMEYSDAQLQLEQAYNDLQVMQRHANDEQREQLNRARMAIRQLQHQMIITPH from the coding sequence ATGGCAGAGCGTCAATCACTTGAAGCGTATATTACACAAGCAGAACAAGCGATAGAATATGCGAAAGAACAATTAGACCTTGGTATGAGACAAGAGCATTACAATACGATGGAGTATTCTGATGCACAACTACAATTAGAACAAGCATATAACGATTTACAAGTTATGCAGCGGCATGCAAATGATGAGCAACGTGAGCAGTTAAATCGTGCTCGTATGGCAATTCGCCAATTGCAACATCAAATGATAATTACACCGCACTAA
- a CDS encoding TIGR01212 family radical SAM protein (This family includes YhcC from E. coli K-12, an uncharacterized radical SAM protein.), with protein MKVQNPFPYTNDNKRYHTWNYHLRNEFGEKIFKVSLDAGFDCPNRDGTVAYGGCTFCSAAGSGDFAGDRRDDVITQYHEMKEKMRSKWKDGKCIAYFQAYTNTHAPLEVLKEKFEPLLAEKDVVGLSIATRPDCLPDDVVEYLADLNKRTYLWVELGLQTVHERTANLINRAHDYPSYVEGVNKLRKHGIRVCSHIINGLPLENYDMMMETAREVAKLDIQGIKIHLLHLLKGTPMVKQYEKGQLEFLSLEDYVSLVVDQLEIIPEDVIVHRITGDGPPDLMIGPMWSLNKWEVLNSIDAEFVRRGSWQGKYANEEKQV; from the coding sequence ATGAAGGTTCAAAACCCTTTTCCATATACAAATGACAATAAACGTTATCACACATGGAATTACCATTTACGAAATGAATTTGGCGAGAAGATCTTTAAAGTTTCATTAGATGCAGGATTTGACTGTCCGAACCGTGACGGCACAGTTGCATATGGCGGTTGCACATTTTGTAGCGCAGCTGGTTCCGGTGACTTTGCTGGAGATCGCCGTGATGACGTTATAACGCAATACCATGAAATGAAAGAAAAAATGCGCTCAAAATGGAAAGATGGAAAATGTATCGCTTATTTCCAGGCGTATACAAATACGCATGCTCCGCTTGAAGTGTTAAAAGAAAAATTCGAACCGCTTTTAGCAGAAAAAGACGTTGTCGGTCTATCTATCGCAACTCGCCCAGACTGCTTACCAGACGATGTTGTTGAATATTTAGCGGATTTAAATAAACGCACATATCTTTGGGTTGAACTCGGACTACAAACTGTTCATGAACGTACCGCAAATCTCATTAACCGTGCTCACGATTATCCATCATATGTAGAAGGTGTAAACAAACTTCGCAAGCATGGTATTAGAGTGTGTTCTCACATTATTAACGGCCTTCCTCTTGAAAATTACGACATGATGATGGAAACAGCTCGTGAAGTTGCAAAGCTTGATATACAAGGAATTAAAATTCACTTACTTCATTTACTAAAAGGAACACCAATGGTGAAACAATATGAAAAAGGACAATTAGAATTCCTTTCGCTTGAAGATTACGTAAGTCTCGTTGTCGACCAACTTGAGATTATTCCAGAGGACGTAATTGTGCACCGCATCACAGGTGACGGTCCACCTGATTTAATGATTGGCCCAATGTGGAGCTTAAATAAATGGGAAGTATTAAATTCCATCGATGCAGAATTTGTACGCCGCGGAAGTTGGCAAGGAAAATATGCAAATGAGGAGAAACAAGTATGA
- a CDS encoding class I SAM-dependent methyltransferase, which translates to MKLERVLPFARTLLQTAVKEGDYAVDATLGNGHDTCLLAEIVGDSGKVFGFDIQKEAVESSTIRLKERKLFERTVLIHDSHDTLLSVLPEEAKGKVTGAIFNLGYLPGGDKHIVTKPNSTIAAIEQLLEVMASEGIIVLVIYHGHPEGQVERDAVLTFAEELDQKQAHVLRYGFINQQNNPPFIVAIEKR; encoded by the coding sequence ATGAAATTAGAACGCGTATTACCGTTTGCACGCACGCTTTTGCAAACAGCTGTTAAAGAAGGCGATTATGCCGTAGATGCAACGCTTGGAAATGGTCATGACACTTGTTTACTAGCTGAAATTGTTGGTGATAGCGGTAAAGTATTTGGATTTGACATTCAAAAAGAAGCAGTAGAAAGCTCTACTATCCGCCTAAAGGAAAGAAAACTTTTCGAACGTACTGTTTTAATTCACGATAGTCACGATACACTTCTATCAGTACTACCGGAAGAAGCAAAAGGAAAAGTAACAGGAGCAATCTTCAACTTAGGTTATCTTCCTGGCGGTGACAAACATATCGTCACAAAACCGAACTCAACAATCGCTGCCATAGAGCAACTATTAGAAGTCATGGCATCAGAAGGCATCATCGTCCTCGTCATTTATCACGGACACCCAGAAGGACAAGTAGAACGCGACGCTGTTCTTACTTTCGCAGAAGAATTAGACCAAAAACAAGCCCACGTGCTAAGATACGGATTCATTAACCAACAAAATAATCCGCCGTTTATCGTGGCGATTGAAAAGCGCTAA
- a CDS encoding aspartate/glutamate racemase family protein codes for MIGILAGMGPKSTGPFVDTVVEQCQKIYGAKHDMDFPHMMIYSCPTPFYMDCPIDHEAMKKAIIKGAQKLESTGVNFIAMPCNTAHLYFEELQRSISIPILNMVDETLNAIPDGTKRVALLATEATVQSGIYEDGISKRGIEYVHKDEWQTTINRTITNIKSGQIEEARALWHTLISQLKDETDTAIIACTDLNVVANERFVDSSQCLAEAVVRMYVSNTRRS; via the coding sequence ATGATCGGAATACTAGCAGGAATGGGTCCAAAATCAACCGGACCATTCGTTGATACAGTCGTAGAACAATGCCAGAAAATATACGGAGCAAAGCATGATATGGACTTTCCTCATATGATGATTTATTCTTGTCCAACACCTTTTTATATGGATTGCCCTATTGATCATGAAGCGATGAAAAAAGCGATTATAAAAGGTGCACAAAAACTTGAAAGTACTGGGGTGAATTTCATCGCAATGCCTTGTAATACGGCGCATCTTTATTTCGAGGAGTTACAGCGTTCTATTTCAATTCCTATTTTAAATATGGTAGATGAAACGTTAAACGCAATTCCTGATGGCACAAAAAGAGTAGCTCTTCTCGCAACGGAAGCGACCGTTCAATCCGGCATATATGAAGATGGAATTTCAAAGCGTGGTATAGAGTATGTTCATAAAGATGAGTGGCAAACAACTATTAACCGTACGATTACAAATATAAAATCTGGACAAATTGAGGAAGCGCGCGCATTATGGCATACGCTCATCTCACAATTAAAAGATGAAACAGATACTGCCATTATCGCATGCACCGACTTAAATGTAGTGGCAAATGAGAGGTTTGTTGATTCCTCTCAATGTCTTGCTGAAGCGGTTGTTAGGATGTATGTATCCAACACAAGGAGGTCCTAA
- a CDS encoding PepSY-associated TM helix domain-containing protein, whose protein sequence is MKQNRSLHYIFWRWHFFAGLFITPLLITLSLSGIGYLFREEVENFIYKDLYFGNSSQTESISMSESIALTEKKYPHYNVTKISDFNDDYNTRFTLSNEYTGQQKYVYLDKNNQIVGDQNTDTTFSNIMRELHSSLLVGGTVVNYLVELAACWTIFLIVTGLYMSIRRFKNTPASNKRERSKRLHSLIGIVFTIPLVLLIATGLPWSAFMGKQIYTIATSNESLGYPKLYMSPPESKFKELPWATRQETPPQSNSNEQSAISIDELEKSIQIKKPYVISIPDDPKGVFTVSKSSGSGITGMHVSPNEEITAYFDQYSGELISKTDYRDYGLFAKWFSYGIPLHEGHLFGWSNKILCLLTTSSLLLLMYFGVKMWLARKPKGKLAAPPKQKDKKSIFTFIIVMIILGILMPLFGLSVLIIFIVEFLLYVFAKIKAQKI, encoded by the coding sequence ATGAAACAGAATCGTTCGCTTCATTATATTTTTTGGAGGTGGCATTTTTTCGCTGGTCTATTTATTACGCCTCTTCTTATTACTTTGTCACTTAGCGGAATTGGATACTTATTTCGGGAAGAAGTTGAGAATTTTATCTATAAAGATTTATATTTCGGAAATAGCTCACAAACTGAATCTATTTCGATGTCTGAATCTATCGCATTAACAGAAAAGAAATATCCTCATTATAACGTTACAAAAATTAGCGATTTTAACGATGATTATAATACGAGATTCACGTTATCTAATGAATATACAGGACAGCAAAAATACGTTTATTTAGATAAAAACAATCAAATTGTTGGAGATCAAAATACAGATACAACGTTTTCCAATATAATGCGTGAGTTACACAGTTCCCTTTTAGTTGGTGGCACTGTTGTAAACTATTTAGTAGAGCTCGCTGCTTGTTGGACAATCTTTTTAATTGTAACTGGCTTATATATGAGCATACGCCGCTTCAAAAACACACCTGCATCAAATAAACGCGAACGATCGAAACGACTTCATTCATTAATTGGTATTGTATTCACAATTCCTCTCGTTCTTTTAATCGCAACGGGATTACCTTGGTCGGCCTTCATGGGAAAACAAATTTATACAATTGCAACTTCTAATGAATCACTCGGATATCCGAAATTGTACATGTCTCCGCCAGAATCAAAGTTTAAAGAATTACCGTGGGCAACGAGGCAGGAAACTCCTCCTCAGTCTAATTCAAACGAACAAAGTGCTATCTCAATTGATGAATTAGAAAAATCGATTCAAATTAAAAAACCATATGTGATTTCAATACCAGATGATCCAAAAGGTGTATTTACTGTTTCAAAGTCGAGCGGCTCTGGTATTACAGGTATGCACGTATCACCAAATGAAGAAATTACTGCTTACTTTGATCAATATAGCGGTGAGCTTATTTCAAAAACTGACTATCGTGACTACGGATTATTTGCAAAGTGGTTTTCTTATGGAATCCCACTTCATGAAGGTCATTTATTCGGATGGTCAAATAAAATACTATGCTTACTGACGACATCGTCTTTATTACTTCTCATGTATTTCGGAGTGAAAATGTGGTTAGCAAGAAAACCGAAAGGAAAATTGGCAGCACCACCGAAACAAAAAGATAAGAAAAGCATATTCACTTTCATTATCGTTATGATTATATTAGGTATCTTGATGCCCTTATTTGGACTATCTGTTTTAATCATTTTTATAGTCGAGTTTTTACTATATGTATTCGCTAAAATAAAGGCTCAAAAAATATAG
- a CDS encoding VOC family protein, with protein sequence MEFYPMPMFVKLLVSDMERSLDWYKHILKFESVFELPNQDGKIVMAHIRGEKYQDLMLVAVNNETCIDGKGIVLNFTVDEIHSFFEEANKRGAKILEGPIHRPWNARELILQDPDCYIVTLSMQINVEKTMDEIVKQVKV encoded by the coding sequence ATGGAATTTTATCCTATGCCTATGTTTGTTAAGTTATTGGTGAGTGATATGGAGCGTTCATTAGATTGGTATAAGCATATTCTCAAATTTGAGTCTGTATTTGAACTGCCAAATCAAGATGGGAAAATCGTGATGGCTCATATACGAGGTGAGAAGTATCAAGATTTGATGTTAGTAGCAGTAAATAATGAAACATGTATAGATGGGAAAGGGATAGTTCTTAATTTTACAGTAGATGAAATCCATTCATTTTTTGAAGAGGCAAATAAGAGGGGAGCAAAAATCTTAGAAGGACCTATTCATCGTCCTTGGAATGCTAGAGAATTGATTTTACAAGATCCAGATTGTTATATTGTCACTCTTTCTATGCAAATAAATGTAGAAAAAACAATGGATGAAATTGTTAAGCAAGTTAAAGTATAG